The Athene noctua chromosome 25, bAthNoc1.hap1.1, whole genome shotgun sequence region CGTATAGACCCGCGCACGTGGGTGGGGGCTCATACAGACCCACACACGGGGACTGGGGGCCCATATAGACCCACAGACATAGGTGGGGGCCCGTATAGACCCACACATTGGGATGGGGGTCTCATATAGACCCACACACGGGGTCTGGGGTCCCATATAGACCCACAGACATAGGTGGGGGCCTATAGACCCCACACACTGGGTCTGGGGTCTCATATAGACACACACATGGGGTCTGGGGTCCCATATAGACCCACACACATGGGTGGGGGCCCATACAGACCCACGCCCAGGGGTCGGGGTCCCACACTGCAGCACCTGGGGCCCCAGCaagcccccgcagcccctggcagaggggaaactgaggcacaggtgGGCTGGCAGGGACACCCCGAAGCAGAACGGCACAAGGACCCCGACCCCCCGAAGTGCACagcaggggacacacacacaccccgctgccccccccttTTCTCTGCCCCTCAGCTCAGCACCCAAAACCTTTGCAGCACCCCGGGCGGTGCCCTCACactcccccctgctccccgctgtgccccccccgggctgctcccccccccccgccccgcagctgccccggggccgtgccgggggaCAACCGCCAGGGGGCGCCCTACCCCCACACtcgccccccccatcccctcctcccccccccgccccggaggGTCCTAGAtaccgggaccccccccccaatcccccatAACGCCCCCCCGTGACCCCTCACCTGCCCCCCAACCCAGACCctccgggagggggggggggagggggtgtcctGCCCCAGGACCCTCAGCCCCCCCTGCACCAGCCCCCCCCATGGGGACCCCTCCTCAGATTTGGGGCGGAATGGGGACCCCAGCTGTCACCCCCCCATCCCGGCCCAGGGACCCCAcgcaggtgggggggggggtgtcacggggggggtgtatgtgtgtgtgcaagtTCAGggcatggggcgggggggggggggctttgtgGGGGCACTAGCCCCCCCAGATCTCACCAGGGTGACGCAGGAGGCTGGGGGCcgcgggagccgggggggggccaCGGAGCCGCGGGTGGGGTGTGGGAGCCGCGGCGAGGCCACGGGAATCCCGGCGGCTCCAGACCCggcctcctccttcctgccccgcctggccccccagccccggggccaccccccccggccccccccgagccccgccgGAGGCTCTTGCATCATCCCGGTGTGCCGGGCTGCGCCCCGCTGATAACGCCCAGCCGGGGtcggcccccgccccgctcccccccccctgccccgaggccgcggtgaggggctgggggggacccgcGGGGCACCGGCCACCCTGAGCCCGGGGCACCGGGACCTGCCACAGCCGCCCCCGTGCTGGGCGGCACCGTATAGAGCCCATAGGCTCTACGGCGTGGGGGGGGATAGAGCCCAGGCCCCCTCCGCTGGGCATCTGGGGAGCACCCTATAGAGCCCATACGTCCCACCCGGTGCACCCTATAGAGCCCATACGTCCCACCCGgtgcaccctatagagcccgtACGTCCCACACCGTGTGCACGGCATGGAGTCCATACGTCCCACCCCATACACGTTGCAGAGAGCCCGTATCTCCCACACCGCCAGCCAAGGCGCTCAGTATAGagcccacaccccccacaccatGTGGCTACCGTCACTCCGGACTGGGCTCGTGCCTCCTACACCATTATACCCAGCACGGCTCAGCATAGAGCCCATACCGCCCACCCCGGCCACGCCGTGGGGCTTGGTGCAGGACCGCCCTGCCACAGCAGGTGCTCAGTATGGAGCCCGTACGGCCCACGCCATCCACACGGTGTGGCTGGGATCCCTCAGGCAACCAGTACCCGATGTGGCTCAGTATGGAGCCCGTACGGCCCACACGGCTCAGTATGGAGCCCATACGTCCCACACGGCTCAGTACGGAGCCCATACGTCCCACACCATCCACCGTGGCTCAGTACAGAGCCCACACATCCCACACGGCTCAGTATGGAGCCCATACGTCCCACACGGCTCAGTATGGAGCCCATACGTCCCACACGGCTCAGTGCGGAGCCCACACGTCCCACGCCACCCGCACACGGGGCTCAGCTCCCTCCCATGGCAGGTACCACCGTGGCTCAGCATGGAGCCCATAcgtcccccaccccacagcacctCCCACCCCAGCCCACCCCACTGACAGCCCCTGCagaccccaccccaccccgggggcaccccagggtgctccCCGTCCCGCCTGGCCCCACCGTCCCCCAGCACTCAGGGACACCCCGAggtgccgctgccgccgcccgcgaCCCCGCACCTACCCCTGGGGTGGCTCCGCGACCCCCCCGACCTCGCCGCCAGCCCCTGCCCgcgctctgcctgctgctgcccgcgGGGAAAGAGCCCAAATGCCCTGAGTCACGCTCACCTCCCTAATCTCCCCCCCCCTTGGGGCtcacccagacccccccccccccggggccccccgtAAACAAGGTTATCGGGGCGCAACATCTTGCAGTGTCAAGGttgcgccctgcctgcgccctgcctgcgccctgcctgcgccccgcggCCCTCCCCAGCCGCTCACTCGggctcccggtgccccccccccccaaaccccccgatATCTTGTTTACGAGGCTCCAGGTTTCCCTGTGGGGGATCCCCGGGAATCCTCGAGCTGTCCCCCTCCTTCACGTGAGGTtggggttttctctttttttttttttttttttttaaaaaaagggggttcCTGGGGAGATTTCCCTGAGGGGGGAGGCGGGAGGTGCccggtggggatggggggggacgtAGCTGGGCTGTCGTCTGTCCCCGGGGTGCCCTGTGGAGAGGTGGTGGGACAGGCCCGGCTGCTCCAGTGCGGGGCAGGCgcacgtgtgtgcgtgtgcaagcgtgtgtgcacacgtgtgtgtatgtgtgcgtgtgCACCCACGGGCACGCATGTGCACTTATGCACGTGTGTGCACGCTCCAGCGCGTGGGCACATGTACTTGTgggcacacgtgtgtgcatgcacatgtataCGTACAGCTACacatgtgtgtgcgtgcacacgcgtgtgtctCTACATCTGCAGCCTTCCTAAAGGGCtcccggcccccagccccaaatcccaGGGTGCAGGGAAAGGGACAAGGGACGAGCcttgcacacgcacacacgtggGCACACACGtgggcacacacacaccagcccccccgccccggctcggGATGTCCTGGCTGCTGGGGCATCGCTGGTGCCCCGGCCCTGGGGTGGGGACGGCGCTGTCCCCCCTTTCTGTGGGGACCACCGAGGCTGGAGGCCGTGGGTCCCCCGAACCCGCTGGGGACCCGGTGGCACCCGCGGCAGGCCGGGGGGGCGATAGCTGTGGGCTGGGTGCTCCGATAAGGGCCCTCGGCCTTATCTGGGTGCTGCCGGGggctcccctccctgcagcagccctggggattttgggggtccctcccccccccccgcctgggTCCCCTTTGAAGGGGTGGAGGAGGGTgtggggcaccccgggggggcACAGAGAGGAGGGACATGTCCCCAGGGGTCATGacttggggggcgggggggagttGCCTGTCTGCTCAGGGTGACTCTGATTTatctgggtgctggggggggagatgtgggtgCCCATGGTGTTCATCACAGCACCCCCCCTCCGCGATTTCCCTGTCACATCAATGGGGAAACGGAGGCACGGTGCAAAACCAGGGGGCTGGGAGCACTGCAGCCCCCCCGCCCAGCACAGATGCCCCCCTGGGGACTCCCTCCCCACTCGGGGGTGTCCCAGgcaccccacagaccccacggGGAGGGGTGATGCTCAGCACCCCCCCACAGCGGAgacccggggcagggaggggggcagctgaGCTCAGCTTGGGAGGGGGTGAAATGCCCCCCCAACTACCCCAGGGGCTTCCCAGAGTCCGACTGgagcctgtcccccccccgccgtggcTCTGCCCACGGGGTCCCCCCCTGTGGCACGTCATGTCGAGGGGCTGAGCCCTGCGGAGAGAagacccccccccggggaccgCTGCCCCCCAGCTTCATCCCCCCCCCTTTATTCCCCCATCCActccctccccagggcagagaattattttttgggggggaggggggggcggaggcggggAGAGCACCAGGCCccgcatcctttttttttttttttttttttttggggggggggggggcggcgcacGGCCCATTGGCGTGGGCAtcggggaagaggggagggggggggtggcggAGCAAAGCCTGCGCGGTGCAAAGGGGGGGGGAGGCCCACGGGAGAAGGGGCATCgcccgtggccgtggccgtggccctGCCGGCTCGCCCGGCCCTGGGTGAAGCGGGTGCCTGCAGGCTGCCATGGCTCTGGGGCTCTCCTCCAAGAAAGCCTCCTCCAGAAACATCGCCGTGGAGAGAAAGAACCTCATCACCGTCTGCAGGTGGGGGCCGGCCCGGCTTGTTATGGGGGGGGGGCGCGCACCCGAAAATACCGGGTGGGGGGCGTGTGGAGAAGGGGGGgcagaaggggagagggagaggacccccgctgctggggatgggggtggggatggggtggggaggagggatgggggggtttGTATCACCACCCCCCGTCCTCTCTCGGCCCCTTCGCCCAAGAGGGGggggggattttatttttttttcttggtgcaGTGGGTTTTGTGGTGGGTGGAATTCGgattgggggggggcaggaggatggggaTGTGAGAaaggcgggggggccgcggggatgagggcgggggggccggggcggtggggatggggagggggtgatggagggggggcgatggagggggggggggctgaggacACAACGACAACATGGAGGCTCCCCCGGTGCTGGTGGTGCCGGGGGCAGCCGGGTCGGGCGGGGGGGtggaggctgcggggaggggggggggggctgggggcagcggggccggagggggggggggtgtctggggccGGGGACCCCCCTGTGGGTGGGGGGGGCCGAGGAAGTGACGTCAGGaccccgctccgggcggcggggATGGAGGGATGAAGGCGGCGGGGATGGAGGATGAGGGTTGTCATGGCGACGCTCGGCtggaccggggagggggggcggcgggatGGGGTGATGGGGACAGCGGTGGGGGCGGCTGGTggcccctgcctgtccccagcccccaAGCGCAGGGGTGGGGTgacgccgcccccccccggcccctggtTAGGggctgcttgtgctgggctggGACGGGAGCTCGGCCCTGAGGGGGCACCCAGGCTCGGGGTCACCGTGCCAGAGACCCCCAGGTCCTGCTGTTGGGGTCTGGGGGTCCCCAGAGCTTCTTGCCATGGCACAGGGCACCTCCACATCCCACTGTCATGACATGGGGACCCCCTGGATCTCTTTGCCATGGCATGGGGCACCCCCAGACCCAACTGCTGTGACATGGAGGCCCCTGGATCTCCTCACCATGGCATGGGGCACCCCCAGACCCAACTGTCATGACATGTGGAACCCCAGATCTCTTCTCCATTGCCCAGGGCACCTCCAGACCCAACTGTCATGACATGGGGGGCCCCCCAGATCTCCTCACCACAGCACAGGGCACCCCCAGACCTCTCATCCTGACACCAGGATATCTCCAGACCTCTCTGCCGTGCCATGAGGCACCTCCAGACCCCACTGCTGTGACAAGGCACCCTCCGCTTGCCATCATAGGGATTCCCCAGTCTCACCCTCCCCATGCGTGGCCGTGACCCACAGACGGGGCAATCCCCCCGCCCTGCCACGCAAACACCTGCCCCGTGCCCCGCTGTCCTGCCGGGCTCAGCAGGTTTTGTGTCTTCGGCATCTCTCTCCGCTGAGCACGAGCGGCCGGGCGGAAGGGGAAGCCATCACCGCCCGCGCACGGCCAGGGAGGAAGGGGGCCTTTGTTCGCCCTTCCTGGCCACTCGCAcagcgggggagcggcggccgccccagCGGGCTCCCCGGGGACGCGGGGACACGGGGTTCAGCGAGCCGCAGCCCGTGGCTCGGCCCACCGCCCTCTTCCCGCTACCGGGCTCAAAAGCCAACATCTGCAAAAGCATTTTGCTCTGTTGCTAAAACCTAACgtgcgcagggggctgggggctgggtgcacagcccctcccgcccggGACACCCGTTGCCCCACCAGGTTCTCTGTGAAGACCCTGCTGGAGAAATACACGGCGGAGCCCATCGACGACTCCTCCGAGGAGTTCGTTAACTTTGCCGCCATCCTCGAGCAGATCCTCAGCCACCGTTTTAAAGGTAACGGTGGCTCGCGGGGACCtggtgtgtccctgtccccatccctgtgctgCGTGGGCACGTGTGCCTGGTGccgggctctgccctggggctgtCCGGGCTGACGGGGGTTGCCGCACAGTGGCCCCCGACTGCAGCCCCTCGGTCCCCGCAGGCCCCGTCAGCTGGTTCAGCTCGGATGGGCAGCGCGGGTTTTGGGACTACATCCGCCTGGCCTGCAGCAAGATCCCCAACAACTGTGTCAGCAGCATCGAGAACATGGAGAACATCAGCACCTCCAGGGCCAAGGTCAGGAAGGTGCCAgcaccagccctgtccctgtctttatccctgtccccatctccagTCCTATTCCTGCCCCCGTTTCCATTCACACTCTGTCCCTGGCACGTGGACCCAGCCCTATcaccatcccatcccatcccaacaccatccccatcccattccatcccatcccaccccatcccatcccatcctgatccccatcccatcccatcccatcccatcccatcccccccatccccatcccaccccaccccgttCCCATcccatcctcctgcccccccccatcctcccgcAGCCCCCTCTCACCCCACAGAACCCCACGGGGTCACTGGGGTAAAAGAGGAGCTGTGGTTCCCCACGAGGGGATAACGGGGCCAAAAGTATATCCCgggtggggacccccccagagccccggGTGCAGGTGGGACCGTGGCAGTGGGACACCCGCGGGTGACACCCACCCTCAGGGCTGCCCCACGGGGTGTCTTGCAGGGCCGGGCCTGGATCCGCGTGGCGCTGATGGAGAAGCGCATCTCCGAGTACATCTCCACGGCCCTGCAGGACACACGGACCACCAAGTGAGCAGCCCGTGGCACAGCCGGCCGTGGCCACGCACAGGCCACCTAAGGGTGCACCAGGGTGGGCCCTGCGGCGCGTTTTGGGGTGTCAGTGGGGTGCACAagcagccacttttttttttttttttccccccagacgGTTTTACGACGACGGGGCCATCATGCTGCGGGACGAGTCCATGGTGCTCACGGGGCTGCTCATCGGGCTTGGCGCCATCGACTTCAGGTGCGGGTGGGACACGGGGTGGGACGCAGGGTGGGACGCAGGCACCCTGTCCCAACTGgcccccccccagggctgccctgatcctctgctccttctcctgctgcCGCCGCTCAGCTTCTGCCTGAAGGGCGAGGTGATGGATGGTAAAATGCCCATGGTCATCGACTACACGCCCTACCTGAAGTTCACGCAGAGGTAAGAGCTGGGGTACGGACCCCACCACCCCCTCGTACCCCCCCGGGGTTtctccctgctccctgctgagCCCTTGTACCCCCCCAGCTACGACTACCTGAAcgaggaggaggagcggggcaGCATGGAGAGCAGCACGAGTGAGGACAGCTCCCCCGAACACCCCTACCTGCCCCTGGTCACCGACGAGGACAGCTGGTACAGCAAGTGGCGCAAGATGGAGCAGAAATTTCGCATCGTTTATGCCCAAAAGGTACCGGGAGCCAGGATGGGGCCGTCTGGGTACCAACCCCTTTGAGATGCTCCAGCCCAGAGCATCCCCCCACTGCGTCCCTACTCCCGCAGCCCTTCATCCCGCTGTCACAGCGACCCAGCCCTCTCCGTGTCACCCTGGGGACGTGGCGGGGGCCCGGTGGGGACAGCGGGGTGCTGCCTGACGGTGGCCTCACGCAGGGGTACCTGGAGGAGCTGGTGCGGCTGCGGGAGTCGCAGCTGAAGGACCTGGAGGCGGAGAACAAGCGGCTGAAGCTGCGCCTGGAGGAGGTGATGGTGCAgaaccagctggagaagagggaGCTGGAGGGCGTCAtcctggagctgcaggagcagctgtgagtggggaccggggcgggggggggggtcactgggtgcCCCGTGGGCTCTGGATGGGCCCCCAGTGCCCCATCGACACAGAGGGGCAGGGGGAGTGGTGGTCCCTGGCACCCATCTGCCCCGTGGGGTGAGACACAGAGGGTCCCCAGGGTCCCATACGGCCCACAGGATGTGATGGGTGGCAGGTGCCCAGCACCCAGGTGCTCCATATGCCCTGTGGGACACGGAGGGTCCCCAGTGGGGATGTCCTGTGGGACGTGGTGGGTCCCTGACACCCCATATGCCCTGTGGGACATGGAGGGTCCCCAGTGGGGATGTCCTGTGGGATGTGGCAGGTCCCCGACACCCCATATGTTCCGTGGGACACAGAGGGTCTCCCACGGGGATGTTCTGTGGGACGTGGCAGGTCCCTGACACCCCATATGTCCCGTGGGCCATGTCACCCGGCAGCACTCGCGGCTGTGCCGGGTGCTGAGCACCCGCTTTTGCCGCAGGACGGGGCTGATCCCCTGCGAGAACCCGCAGCTGGCGCAGCTCTCCAAGGAGATGGTGACACCCCTGGTGAACCAGTGGCCCTCACTGGGGACCCTCAACGGCAACGAGAGCGGCTCGGACAGCAAGCTCTACAGGAGGTAACCCCCCCTGGGGGGGTCAGAGCCGCCCTGACCCGCGCCCAGCACCCTAtcccgccccgggggggtctgccccgggcaggggacGGGGAGAAGGGCTGGCCCTAGAGGATGGGGCTGTCCTGGCcctgggggggccgcggcgcgggggggctcagCGCCGTCCCTCCGCAGGCACAGCTTCATGAGCACCGACCAGCTCTCGGCCGAGAACAGCCTCAGCTCCGACTCCCAGCGCCTGGGCGAGGGCAAGCGCGAAGGCGAGCCCTGGGGGCCCTTGGGTAAGACACCCCCCCATCACCATCGTAGGGTGCCCCACGGTGGGGCTCAGCATGtcccccagcacacccccagGCATTCAGACACCCCCCCTTGccctccagcagccccccccTCGCGGCAGGCGTGCCGTCCCCACAGTGCAAGGACACCCAGGTCCCTCCCGGAGAGGtggtccccgtccccgtcccccccccgcggcaGGGTTGGGGTGCGAGGCTGCAGCCCCCCGTGACGCCGGCGCCCCACTCTGTGCCCGCAGGGAAGGACCCCACGCCCTCCATGCTGGGGCTCTGCGGCTCCCTGGCCTCCTTGCCCAGCTGCAAGTCCCTGGCCAGCCTCAAGTCCAACGAGTGCCTGGTGAGCGACAGCACCGAAGCCAGCCCGACCCGCAGCCCCAGCTGAGACCCCCGGCCCCCtcggcgccccccggcccggctgcccggCCCAGCGTCGTGGCGGAGGACTGACCTCGTCCCCCCGGGACCGACGAGGGACTCACCGAACCCACCGGGGAGGCTGGGGATGGgcatccccctccccatcttGACACCCCACCCCGGCTGCGCCTCGGACCCCCAAGCCTGGTTCTTGGCTggggacatggacctgttgggaTGGGGGATGCCGGACTGGGACCCACGGGAGCCGGGGAAGGGGGCGCGGGGGGAACAAactgttttggggggggggggggggggggggggcgggggaagacGACACAACGAGCGACTGCTGCTGGGAAGCAAGGGAGGGGGCTCAGGGCcaaaacccctccaggggtgAGCGTTTGggcactgctctccccttgggtGCCCAGCTTCCCCCTGGCCCCCTGCCCAGGCGCTGCTGGGGGGTGGCCTGTCCCTCCCTTGGGGACCAGCTGTCCCTCCTTGCAACAGCAACCCCATAACAAGGATAGGCCCCCCCCGCcctcttctttcccctcctcccctgggTTTCGGGTTGT contains the following coding sequences:
- the RUNDC3A gene encoding RUN domain-containing protein 3A isoform X3 → MALGLSSKKASSRNIAVERKNLITVCRFSVKTLLEKYTAEPIDDSSEEFVNFAAILEQILSHRFKVAPDCSPSVPAGPVSWFSSDGQRGFWDYIRLACSKIPNNCVSSIENMENISTSRAKGRAWIRVALMEKRISEYISTALQDTRTTKRFYDDGAIMLRDESMVLTGLLIGLGAIDFSFCLKGEVMDGKMPMVIDYTPYLKFTQSYDYLNEEEERGSMESSTSEDSSPEHPYLPLVTDEDSWYSKWRKMEQKFRIVYAQKGYLEELVRLRESQLKDLEAENKRLKLRLEEVMVQNQLEKRELEGVILELQEQLTGLIPCENPQLAQLSKEMVTPLVNQWPSLGTLNGNESGSDSKLYRRHSFMSTDQLSAENSLSSDSQRLGEGKREGEPWGPLGKDPTPSMLGLCGSLASLPSCKSLASLKSNECLVSDSTEASPTRSPS
- the RUNDC3A gene encoding RUN domain-containing protein 3A isoform X4; translated protein: MALGLSSKKASSRNIAVERKNLITVCRFSVKTLLEKYTAEPIDDSSEEFVNFAAILEQILSHRFKGPVSWFSSDGQRGFWDYIRLACSKIPNNCVSSIENMENISTSRAKGRAWIRVALMEKRISEYISTALQDTRTTKRFYDDGAIMLRDESMVLTGLLIGLGAIDFSFCLKGEVMDGKMPMVIDYTPYLKFTQSYDYLNEEEERGSMESSTSEDSSPEHPYLPLVTDEDSWYSKWRKMEQKFRIVYAQKGYLEELVRLRESQLKDLEAENKRLKLRLEEVMVQNQLEKRELEGVILELQEQLTGLIPCENPQLAQLSKEMVTPLVNQWPSLGTLNGNESGSDSKLYRRHSFMSTDQLSAENSLSSDSQRLGEGKREGEPWGPLGKDPTPSMLGLCGSLASLPSCKSLASLKSNECLVSDSTEASPTRSPS
- the RUNDC3A gene encoding RUN domain-containing protein 3A isoform X2; its protein translation is MALGLSSKKASSRNIAVERKNLITVCRGLGAGCTAPPARDTRCPTRFSVKTLLEKYTAEPIDDSSEEFVNFAAILEQILSHRFKGPVSWFSSDGQRGFWDYIRLACSKIPNNCVSSIENMENISTSRAKGRAWIRVALMEKRISEYISTALQDTRTTKRFYDDGAIMLRDESMVLTGLLIGLGAIDFSFCLKGEVMDGKMPMVIDYTPYLKFTQSYDYLNEEEERGSMESSTSEDSSPEHPYLPLVTDEDSWYSKWRKMEQKFRIVYAQKGYLEELVRLRESQLKDLEAENKRLKLRLEEVMVQNQLEKRELEGVILELQEQLTGLIPCENPQLAQLSKEMVTPLVNQWPSLGTLNGNESGSDSKLYRREGPHALHAGALRLPGLLAQLQVPGQPQVQRVPGERQHRSQPDPQPQLRPPAPSAPPGPAARPSVVAED
- the RUNDC3A gene encoding RUN domain-containing protein 3A isoform X1, which produces MALGLSSKKASSRNIAVERKNLITVCRGLGAGCTAPPARDTRCPTRFSVKTLLEKYTAEPIDDSSEEFVNFAAILEQILSHRFKGPVSWFSSDGQRGFWDYIRLACSKIPNNCVSSIENMENISTSRAKGRAWIRVALMEKRISEYISTALQDTRTTKRFYDDGAIMLRDESMVLTGLLIGLGAIDFSFCLKGEVMDGKMPMVIDYTPYLKFTQSYDYLNEEEERGSMESSTSEDSSPEHPYLPLVTDEDSWYSKWRKMEQKFRIVYAQKGYLEELVRLRESQLKDLEAENKRLKLRLEEVMVQNQLEKRELEGVILELQEQLTGLIPCENPQLAQLSKEMVTPLVNQWPSLGTLNGNESGSDSKLYRRHSFMSTDQLSAENSLSSDSQRLGEGKREGEPWGPLGKDPTPSMLGLCGSLASLPSCKSLASLKSNECLVSDSTEASPTRSPS
- the RUNDC3A gene encoding RUN domain-containing protein 3A isoform X5, which codes for MALGLSSKKASSRNIAVERKNLITVCRFSVKTLLEKYTAEPIDDSSEEFVNFAAILEQILSHRFKGPVSWFSSDGQRGFWDYIRLACSKIPNNCVSSIENMENISTSRAKGRAWIRVALMEKRISEYISTALQDTRTTKRFYDDGAIMLRDESMVLTGLLIGLGAIDFSFCLKGEVMDGKMPMVIDYTPYLKFTQSYDYLNEEEERGSMESSTSEDSSPEHPYLPLVTDEDSWYSKWRKMEQKFRIVYAQKGYLEELVRLRESQLKDLEAENKRLKLRLEEVMVQNQLEKRELEGVILELQEQL